In Citrus sinensis cultivar Valencia sweet orange chromosome 2, DVS_A1.0, whole genome shotgun sequence, a single genomic region encodes these proteins:
- the LOC102618665 gene encoding palmitoyl-acyl carrier protein thioesterase, chloroplastic-like, with product MAAAAVFSYRIFCPIRCSAASNNHDPNKQKLNNISYSGNSTRSTKVDLHSQTTGVASTFVASVAAEKEGCRINEVQIRQNIPTKKQFVDPYRHGLIIEGGVGYRQTVVVRSYEVGPDKTATLESILNLFQETALNHVWMSGLLSNGFGATHGMMRNNLIWVVSRMQVEIDHYPIWGEVVEIDTWVGASGKNGMRRDWLIRSQATGHIFARATSTWVMMNQQTRRLSKIPAEVRAEISPWFIDKQAIIEDVPEKISKLDDTAKYVNSDLKPKRSDLDMNHHVNNVKYVKWMLETIPDRILESNQLSGITLEYRRECGGSDVVQSLCQPDEDGILKDGVKQDTASIRLLNGFSLASEIVDGGGLIASFEKGPLRFTHLLQAKGETQNEEIVRGRTTWKKKPSSMPFST from the exons atggctgctgctgctgttttTTCTTATAGAATCTTCTGTCCCATAAGATGTTCTGCAGCTAGCAATAACCATGATCCCAATAAGCAGAAGCTGAACAATATCAGTTATAGTGGGAATTCAACTAGAAGCACAAAGGTTGATTTGCATAGCCAAACAACGGGAGTGGCAAGCACTTTTGTTGCTTCTGTTGCTGCTGAAAAGGAAGGCTGCCGCATCAATGAAGTGCAAATTCGACAAAATATCCCTACAAAGAAGCAGTTTGTCGATCCTTATCGACATGGTCTAATCATCGAGGGAGGTGTTGGCTACAGACAGACCGTTGTTGTTCGATCATATGAAGTTGGCCCTGACAAAACAGCTACACTGGAGAGCATTCTTAATCTATTTCAG GAAACTGCATTGAATCATGTATGGATGTCCGGTCTTCTCAGCAATGGTTTCGGAGCCACACATGGAATGATGAGAAACAATCTGATCTGGGTTGTCTCCAGAATGCAAGTTGAAATTGATCACTACCCAATCTG GGGAGAGGTTGTTGAAATTGACACATGGGTTGGAGCTTCAGGGAAGAATGGAATGCGACGAGACTGGCTGATCCGAAGCCAGGCCACAGGGCACATTTTTGCCCGTGCTACCAG CACATGGGTGATGATGAACCAGCAAACAAGACGCCTCTCAAAAATCCCTGCAGAAGTGAGGGCAGAGATTTCACCCTGGTTTATTGACAAGCAAGCAATCATAGAAGATGTGCCAGAGAAGATCTCCAAGTTGGATGACACAGCAAAATATGTCAACTCTGATTTGAAG CCTAAGAGGAGTGATTTGGACATGAACCACCACGTCAACAATGTCAAGTATGTCAAATGGATGCTCGAG ACAATTCCGGACCGAATTTTGGAGTCTAATCAACTGTCTGGTATAACACTAGAATACAGAAGGGAATGTGGAGGTTCAGATGTAGTTCAATCACTTTGCCAACCAGATGAAGATGGAATTCTGAAAGATGGAGTGAAACAAGATACTGCCAGTATCAGGCTACTAAATGGATTTTCTCTGGCATCCGAAATCGTCGATGGCGGTGGGCTTATTGCGTCCTTCGAAAAAGGGCCATTAAGATTTACACATCTCCTGCAAGCCAAAGGGGAGACTCAAAATGAAGAGATTGTTAGGGGAAGAACCACCTGGAAGAAGAAGCCGTCTTCAATGCCATTTTCaacttaa
- the LOC102618383 gene encoding CDP-diacylglycerol--serine O-phosphatidyltransferase 1, giving the protein MRGNEPNGHRGVRRKDHVVQENGDTDTSSGSDELDPWTAWAYKPRTISFLLIGACFLIWASGALDPQSDSGDVVTSVKRGIWAMIAVFLTYCLLQAPSTVLIRPHPAIWRLVHGMAVVYLVALTFLLFQKRDDARQFMKFLHPDLGVELPERSYGADCRIYVHENPTSRFKNVYETLFDEFVLAHIFGWWGKAILIRNQPLLWLLSIGFELMELTFRHMLPNFNECWWDSIILDILICNWFGIWAGMHTVRYFDGKTYEWVGISRQPNIIGKFKRTLGQFTPAQWDKDEWHPLLGPWRFIQVLTLCIIFLTVELNTFFLKFCLWVPPRNPVIIYRLILWWLIAIPTIREYNSYLQDRKPVKKVGAFCWLSLAICIIELLICIKFGHGLYPNPMPLWLVIFWLCVGFCLVAFLIIWSYKSLQRKRR; this is encoded by the exons ATGCGAGGCAATGAGCCGAACGGCCATAGGGGAGTAAGGAGAAAGGATCATGTTGTTCAAGAAAATGGTGATACCGATACATCAAGTGGTAGTGACGAGTTAGACCCATGGACAGCATGGGCATACAAGCCTCGGACCATTTCATTCTTGCTTATTGGTGCTTGCTTTCTGAT TTGGGCAAGTGGAGCCCTAGATCCTCAAAGCGATTCTGGAGATGTTGTTACATCTGTCAAAAG GGGTATATGGGCGATGATTGCTGTTTTCCTCACTTACTGCTTGTTGCAGGCACCTTCTAC GGTCCTTATTAGGCCTCACCCTGCAATTTGGCGATTAGTTCACGGAATGGCTGTTGTATATCTTGTTGCTCTCACATTTTTGCTTTTCCag AAGCGTGATGATGCTCGTCAGTTTATGAAGTTTCTTCATCCTGACCTTGGTGTTG AACTTCCTGAGAGGTCATATGGTGCTGATTGTCGCATATATGTGCATGAAAATCCCACAAGCAGGTTTAAGAATGTTTAT GAAACattatttgatgaatttgtTCTAGCTCATATCTTTGGATGGTGGGGCAAGGCTATATTGATCCGTAATCAGCCTCTTCTGTGGCTGCTAtcaattggatttgagttgATGGAG CTTACTTTCCGCCACATGTTGCCGAACTTCAATGAGTGCTGGTGGGACAGTATAATTTTGGACATTTTAATCTGCAATTGGTTTG GTATTTGGGCAGGAATGCATACAGTTAGGTATTTTGATGGGAAAACATATGAGTGGGTTGGTATAAGCCGCCAGCCTAATATCATTGGAAAA TTTAAACGGACATTGGGGCAGTTTACACCGGCACAATGGGACAAGGATGAGTGGCACCCATTGCTTGGTCCATGGCGGTTCATCCAAGTTCTCACTCTTTGCATCATCTTCTTGACTGTCGAGCTCAACACATTCTTCCTAAAGTTTTGTCTTTGGGTTCCTCCTCGAAACCCTGTGATCATTTATAGGTTGATCTTGTGGTGGCTAATTGCAATACCAACAATTCGTGAGTACAATTCGTACCTCCAAGATCG AAAACCAGTGAAAAAGGTCGGTGCATTTTGTTGGCTTTCCCTTGCTATCTGCATAATTGAACTCCTCATTTGCATCAAGTTTGGACACG GCCTGTATCCTAACCCTATGCCTTTATGGTTGGTAATTTTCTGGTTGTGTGTTGGATTCTGTCTCGTAGCATTCCTCATCATTTGGTCTTACAAAAGCTTGCAAAGAAAGAGACGATGA